A genome region from Trachemys scripta elegans isolate TJP31775 chromosome 2, CAS_Tse_1.0, whole genome shotgun sequence includes the following:
- the HRH4 gene encoding histamine H4 receptor has product MDNMYNKCATDRNMTSSTSDVGSKFSLVAMVFLGILMGLIALITVLGNGLVILAFLVNKDLRHRSNYLFLNLAISDFLVGAFCIPLYIPYILKDKWMFGRPLCKLWLVVDYLMCTASAFSIVLISYDRFLSVTKAVTYRIQQGMMSKTIVKMVAVWVFAFLIYGPAILIWEQVVGNSIIPDGKCDAEFYYNWYFLLCASTFEFFTPCISVAYFNMRIYWDIQKRKRNRLLSTVSISKQVSVPPTGKNVLMADHCSLKEEASFPDSETEDSLSTTSRTQGQSQVTDSSHRSRGYSITPDNDQSVALKVNTRSKLNRDKKIAKSLAIIVCVFAICWAPYSLLMIIRGACCGECINEILYDITFWLLWLNSSVNPFLYPLCHVRFRKAFMKILCPKRFVPPAQSESSLRAN; this is encoded by the exons ATGGACAATATGTATAACAAATGTGCTACAGATCGAAACATGACTTCATCCACATCGGACGTGGGTTCAAAATTTTCATTGGTTGCAATGGTATTTCTGGGAATTCTTATGGGTTTGATAGCTCTTATTACAGTGCTTGGAAATGGCTTGGTCATCCTGGcttttttggtgaacaaagatCTTCGGCATCGGAGtaattatttatttcttaatCTTGCTATTTCAGACTTTTTAGTGG GTGCATTCTGTATCCCCCTGTATATCCCTTACATCCTGAAAGACAAGTGGATGTTTGGAAGACCTCTCTGCAAACTCTGGCTAGTTGTAGACTATCTTATGTGCACAGCTTCAGCCTTTAGCATCGTCCTTATCAGCTATGATCGGTTCCTGTCAGTTACTAAAGCT GTGACATATAGGATTCAACAGGGAATGATGTCAAAGACTATTGTTAAGATGGTGGCAGTCTGGGTCTTTGCATTCTTAATCTATGGCCCTGCAATCCTCATTTGGGAACAGGTGGTCGGCAACAGCATCATACCCGATGGAAAATGCGATGCTGAATTCTACTACAACTGGTACTTTCTCCTGTGTGCCTCAACCTTTGAGTTCTTCACACCTTGTATCTCTGTGGCCTATTTCAACATGCGCATCTACTGGGATATACAAAAACGCAAGAGAAACAGGCTCCTGAGCACAGTCAGCATCAGCAAACAGGTGTCTGTACCTCCAACAGGAAAGAATGTCTTGATGGCTGACCATTGTTCTTTGAAGGAAGAAGCTTCTTTTCCTGATTCAGAAACAGAGGACAGTCTTTCTACTACTTCCAGGACACAGGGGCAGTCACAGGTGACTGACAGTTCACATCGGTCCAGAGGCTATTCCATAACCCCTGACAATGATCAGTCAGTAGCCCTCAAAGTGAATACCAGGTCAAAATTGAACAGGGACAAAAAAATTGCTAAGTCACTTGCCATAATTGTCTGTGTCTTTGCCATTTGCTGGGCACCATATTCATTACTTATGATAATTCGTGGAGCCTGCTGTGGAGAGTGTATCAACGAAATCTTGTATGATATAACATTTTGGCTTTTGTGGCTTAATTCCTCTGTAAATCCTTTCCTCTACCCTCTCTGCCATGTTAGGTTTCGGAAGgctttcatgaaaatattgtgcCCAAAAAGGTTTGTGCCACCAGCCCAGTCAGAGTCTTCTTTGAGAGCCAACTAA